The proteins below come from a single Fusarium verticillioides 7600 chromosome 3, whole genome shotgun sequence genomic window:
- a CDS encoding exportin-T produces the protein MEAQVENAVGILSNPTSDQSLKEQAFEYLNQLRNDPSGWQACTTLFARTPQTSEVVRMVCLEVVNYAVHTQGLDQASLAFLKDTLLQYCRQTYGPNAQQEADPYHLQNKLTQTLTYLFVFLYQDGWQSFLDDQLELTGLSTNTDNVPGVVFYLRTLGSIHDEIADMLLSRQSNETKRNTELKDQLRAQDMHKVSESWKQLLTRYSNNDTVVELVLKVLGKWVSWMDISLVISQDMLGLLLPVVGRPSTNVQDKVRDTAIDTLNEICGKKMRSADKMEMISFINLREIVEQLVASPPLSEYKGTSRYDTDLAEAVAKLVNTVLSDIVRALEDNQISDDTRARANQHLQGFLPFLLRFFSDEYDEVCSSVIPALTDLLTFLRKLTVVHQDYGGMLAPILDAIIHKMRYDETTTWGDEDELTDEAEFQELRRKLQNLQKSIAAIDQPLYMDMLSNLVATTFQTLDQQGSQMDWRDLDLALYEMYLFGELALPNQGLGTKNQPSTEASERLVVMMQKMVESGIANFSHPAILLQYMEICVRYCVVFENHLSQYIPQVLENFVRLVHHDHVRIKTRSWYLFHRFIKQLRAQVGNVAETVIQSIGDLLPIKAEVPGDDADDDMSSDESDHSADALFTSQLYLFEAIGCISSTQSTPADKQALYARSVMDPLFTDMEGHLPRAKSGDAQATLQVHHIVMALGTLAHGFSDWTPGITSANAHGPPDKAVSDEFSRAAEAILIALNQLNSSSEIRTACRSAFSKLLGVLGAAVLPQLPQWIEGLLSQSSSKDEMAMFLRLLDQVVFGFKAEIYEVLNMLLTPLLQRIFGGLTEPIAGTDDEIQLAELRREYLSFLQIILNNGLDGVLVSESNQGFFEPMISSIIELAKTLEGNIGGSRLAFTLMTRMAAIWGGPDVATISQNPTAPSGSPNPAFPGFDHFMIQRFHSTCWEVMKNPSFRPYQDAQTKQILTEIAGLEQTIYTKTGESFIQELQNNIFPSLGVNGDDFLRSLTTSTDKRQFASYLHNLLKSRQ, from the exons ATGGAAGCTCAG GTCGAGAATGCCGTCGGGATTCTCTCGAACCCCACCTCCGATCAAtctctcaaggagcaagcTTTCGAATACCTAAACCAACTACGAAACGATCCCTCGGGATGGCAAGCTTGCACTACCCTCTTCGCTCGAACCCCCCAAACCTCAGAAGTCGTCCGCATGGTCTGTCTCGAAGTGGTCAACTATGCGGTGCACACTCAAGGTCTCGACCAGGCAAGCCTGGCTTTCCTCAAAGACACCCTTCTCCAATACTGTCGCCAAACATACGGTCCTAACGCCCAGCAAGAAGCCGACCCTTATCACCTTCAGAACAAGCTCACACAAACATTGACGTACTTGTTTGTCTTTCTTTACCAAGACGGATGGCAGAGCTTCCTCGACGACCAACTTGAGTTGACCGGCCTCTCCACAAATACCGACAACGTCCCAGGCGTCGTTTTTTATCTTCGAACTCTGggatccatccatgatgagatTGCAGATATGCTTCTGTCACGGCAGAGCAACGAGACCAAGCGAAATACCGAGCTCAAGGACCAACTTCGAGCTCAGGATATGCACAAGGTGTCTGAGTCGTGGAAGCAGCTCCTAACACGATACTCGAACAACGATACCGTCGTAGAActtgttctcaaagtcttggGCAAGTGGGTTAGCTGGATGGACATCTCCTTGGTTATCAGCCAGGATATGCtcgggctgctgctgccggTAGTTGGCCGACCAAGCACTAATGTACAAGACAAGGTCCGCGACACCGCCATTGATACCTTGAATGAGATATGCGGCAAGAAGATGCGTTCGGCagacaagatggagatgatctCCTTCATTAACCTTAGGGAGATTGTTGAACAATTAGTTGCTAGCCCCCCGTTGAGCGAGTACAAGGGAACCTCTCGTTACGATACGGACCTGGCCGAAGCAGTGGCCAAGTTAGTTAACACCGTACTCTCCGATATCGTACGGGCCCTTGAGGACAACCAGATCAGTGATGACACTCGCGCTAGAGCTAATCAGCACCTCCAAGGGTTCCTCCCTTTCCTTCtgcgcttcttctctgacGAATATGATGAGGTCTGCTCGTCTGTCATTCCCGCCCTGACAGACCTTCTCACTTTCCTCCGTAAACTCACTGTTGTTCACCAAGACTACGGCGGTATGCTTGCGCCAATTCTAGATGCCATCATCCACAAAATGAGATACGATGAGACTACCACCTggggtgatgaagatgagctcaCAGATGAAGCTGAATTTCAAGAGCTACGTCGCAAGCTACAGAATCtgcaaaagtcaattgcAGCCATTGACCAGCCTTTGTACATGGATATGCTCAGCAACTTGGTTGCCACCACTTTTCAAACTCTTGATCAGCAGGGCTCGCAAATGGACTGGcgagatcttgatcttgcgtTGTATGAGATGTACCTCTTTGGCGAGCTTGCACTTCCCAATCAAGGACTGGGCACCAAAAACCAGCCTTCTACTGAGGCTTCGGAGAGGTTGGTGGTTatgatgcagaagatggTTGAATCTG GTATTGCCAACTTCTCTCATCCCGCCATCCTTCTGCAGTACATGGAGATTTGTGTGAGGTATTGCGTGGTTTTCGAGAACCATCTCTCACAGTACATCCCTCAAGTTCTAGAGAACTTTGTGCGATTGGTTCACCATGACCACGTTCGGATAAAGACGCGATCGTGGTACTTGTTCCACCGCTTCATCAAGCAGCTGCGTGCTCAGGTTGGCAATGTTGCAGAGACAGTCATCCAGTCGATCGGAGATCTCTTGCccatcaaggccgaggtccctggtgatgatgccgacGATGATATGTCATCAGACGAATCTGACCACTCCGCGGATGCTCTCTTTACAAGCCAACTGTACCTTTTCGAGGCCATTGGCTGTATTTCCTCGACCCAAAGTACACCTGCTGATAAGCAGGCCTTGTACGCTCGATCTGTTATGGACCCCCTATTCACCGACATGGAAGGACACCTCCCACGAGCCAAGTCTGGAGATGCGCAGGCTACCCTTCAAGTGCACCACATTGTTATGGCATTGGGCACATTGGCCCACGGGTTCTCTGACTGGACTCCGGGTATCACCTCCGCTAATGCTCATGGACCTCCTGACAAGGCTGTCTCGGATGAGTTTTCTCGCGCAGCCGAAGCCATTCTCATTGCCCTCAACCAGCTGAACTCGTCTTCTGAGATCCGAACTGCTTGTCGATCAGCCTTTTCTAAGCTGTTGGGTGTCCTTGGTGCTGCCGTGCTGCCCCAATTGCCCCAGTGGATTGAAGGACTGCTGTCTCAGAGCTCATCTAAGGACGAGATGGCCATGTTTCTTCGTCTGCTGGATCAAGTGGTGTTTGGCTTCAAGGCTGAAATTTACGAGGTCTTGAACATGCTCTTGACGCCTTTACTTCAACGTATCTTCGGTGGGCTTACGGAGCCCATTGCTGGtaccgatgatgagattcagTTGGCTGAGCTGAGGAGGGAAtacctctcttttctccagaTTATTCTGAAcaatggattggatggtgTTCTCGTCAGTGAATCTAACCAGGGCTTCTTTGAGCCTATGATTTCCTCTATCATTGAGCTCGCCAAGACTCTCGAGGGGAACATCGGTGGTAGCCGTCTGGCTTTCACTCTGATGACAAGGATGGCAGCCATATGGGGAGGACCTGACGTTGCCACTATTTCGCAGAACCCAACGGCTCCCTCTGGAAGCCCCAACCCCGCATTCCCTGGCTTTGACCATTTCATGATTCAAAGGTTCCACTCGACTTGCTGGGAGGTTATGAAGAACCCCAGCTTCCGGCCTTACCAGGACGCTCAGACTAAGCAAATTCTCACAGAGATTGCAGGTCTAGAGCAGACCATTTACACCAAGACGGGCGAGTCTTTTATCCAGGAACT